From the Anguilla anguilla isolate fAngAng1 chromosome 6, fAngAng1.pri, whole genome shotgun sequence genome, one window contains:
- the LOC118229847 gene encoding uncharacterized protein LOC118229847 — MTGCQNGVAKQLCDTMPWLVTVHCAAHCLALVCKNASETTPYMNTFKDHLQQLHLYFRNSVNRTAVLKAAATTLGICDLKVKEVKDSFSAPGSSQSVQESPCSTNGPGRGGGAQRVPCGKRCQSQYPYLEHLTDQQNERFHQLHIMGAFSVLGPQAARNPDQDVPVSHLKTLAAKFPPMVEEALLEEWPSFKEHLLTGVVKDKTQLAVMRELALQYDELVQLYPCLSKLTAIALTVPVGSVNCERDFSTMNSVPDYNSHNS; from the exons ATGACAG gatGCCAAAATGGAGTGGCAAAACAACTCTGTGACACCATGCCATGGCTAGTTACAGTGCACTGTGCTGCCCACTGTTTGGCCCTGGTCTGTAAAAATGCTTCAGAGACAACACCGTACATGAACACCTTCAAGGACCACCTGCAGCAACTCCACCTGTACTTTAGAAACAGCGTCAATAGAACAGCAGTCCTGAAGGCAGCAGCCACAACCCTGGGCATCTGTGATCTGAAGGTGAAG GAGGTCAAAGACAGTTTCTCAGCACCAGGCAGTAGCCAATCTGTGCAGGAATCTCCATGCAGTACTAACGGCCCTGGCAGAGGAGGTGGAGCACAACGAGTGCCCTGTGGCAAAAG gtGCCAGTCACAATATCCATATCTAGAACACCTAACAGATCAGCAAAATGAACGGTTCCATCAACTGCACATCATGGGTGCATTCAGTGTCCTGGGTCCACAAGCAGCCAGGAACCCAGATCAAGATGTTCCTGTGAGTCACCTGAAGACCCTTGCTGCCAAGTTCCCCCCCATGGTTGAGGAGGCACTTTTGGAGGAATGGCCTTCATTTAAAGAACATCTTCTGACTGGTGTGGTGAAG GACAAGACTCAGTTAGCTGTCATGAGGGAGCTGGCATTACAGTATGATGAGCTTGTTCAGCTCTATCCCTGCCTGAGCAAGCTCACTGCCATTGCGCTCACCGTTCCTGTGGGAAGTGTGAACTGTGAACGTGATTTCTCCACCATGAACAGCGTACCAGATTACAACTCACACAACTCATGA